In Elaeis guineensis isolate ETL-2024a chromosome 1, EG11, whole genome shotgun sequence, a genomic segment contains:
- the LOC105060807 gene encoding subtilisin-like protease SBT5.4: MEIESKSFPSLLLFFLFSLLLQRPTFAAKKSYIVYFGGHSHSLEEASLLTQERVVDSHYEFLGSFLGSKEKAQDAIFYSYTKSINGFAANLEEEEAMEISKHPGVTSVFPNRGHKLHTTRSWEFMGLETNGVVPESSLWTKANFGKDVIIGNLDTGVWPESESFKDDDMGPIPSKWKGICHNNDTQTPFHCNKKLIGARYFNSGYKSVVPFSHLVDSPRDYVGHGTHTLSTAAGAKVPGATLFGYGTGMAKGGAPNARVAAYKVCWPPFLGNECFDADILAGFDSAIDDGVDVLSVSLGGDPVDYLDDAVAIGSFHAVKHGITVVCSAGNSGPMSGTVSNVAPWILTVGASTIDREFPSYVHLRNRQQIKGQSLSPVSLQQKFYPLIGSEDARNPNRSIADATQCISGALDPAKVTGKIVICIRGTNSRVEKGETVRQAGGTGMILANDESTGNEVLADAHVLPATHISYSDGVSLLSYIKSAKSPLGYITDPKTMLDTFPAPFMAAFSSRGPNTVTPGILKPDITAPGVSIIAAYTGSLGPTSLDFDSRRVLFNSESGTSMSCPHVSGISGLLKALHPDWSPSAIKSAIITSARTQDNTLEPISNSTFQKADPFSYGSGHVRPNRAMDPGLVYDLTTNDYLNFLCSLGYNSTQIAGFNGEPYSCPSKPLKIEDLNYPSIAISNLRGAVSLIRTVKNVGTPGTYKVRVMEPAGISVSVKPRKLKFDKVGEEKKFVVTLKAKSRDVAGDYAFGKLVWSDGKHYVRTPIAVKA, translated from the exons ATGGAGATCGAAAGCAagagttttccttcccttcttctattctttctcttctctcttcttctgcaaagACCCACCTTTGCTGCCAAAAAG TCATATATTGTCTACTTTGGAGGTCATTCTCACAGCTTAGAGGAGGCTTCTTTGCTTACCCAAGAACGTGTTGTAGATTCCCATTACGAATTTCTTGGCTCGTTTTTGGGAAG CAAGGAGAAGGCCCAAGATGCCATCTTCTACTCTTATACGAAAAGCATTAACGGGTTCGCTGCTAATCTCGAGGAAGAAGAAGCCATGGAGATCTCAA AGCATCCTGGAGTCACATCAGTGTTTCCAAACAGAGGTCATAAACTGCACACAACCCGTTCATGGGAGTTCATGGGCCTCGAGACGAACGGAGTAGTTCCAGAGAGCTCCCTTTGGACAAAAGCGAATTTCGGCAAAGATGTCATCATTGGGAACCTCGACACAG GTGTGTGGCCGGAATCAGAGAGCTTCAAGGATGATGACATGGGTCCCATTCCATCAAAGTGGAAAGGGATCTGTCATAATAATGATACACAAACTCCATTTCATTGCAACAA GAAGCTGATAGGTGCAAGGTACTTCAACAGCGGGTATAAGTCAGTTGTTCCGTTCAGTCATCTGGTGGACTCCCCTCGGGACTACGTAGGCCATGGCACCCATACCCTATCCACAGCTGCCGGCGCAAAGGTGCCAGGCGCCACCCTCTTCGGCTACGGCACCGGCATGGCCAAGGGTGGCGCGCCCAATGCTCGTGTTGCTGCCTATAAGGTTTGCTGGCCACCGTTCCTTGGTAACGAGTGCTTCGATGCAGATATCTTGGCTGGCTTCGATTCTGCAATCGATGATGGGGTGGATGTCCTCTCGGTGTCCCTCGGAGGAGATCCTGTGGACTATTTAGACGATGCGGTAGCCATTGGATCGTTTCATGCAGTGAAGCATGGGATCACCGTGGTGTGCTCTGCCGGCAACTCCGGACCAATGTCGGGCACGGTGTCCAACGTTGCACCATGGATCTTAACGGTTGGGGCAAGTACCATAGACAGGGAGTTCCCTTCCTATGTTCATCTTAGAAACAGGCAGCAAATAAAG GGACAAAGTCTTTCTCCCGTGAGCCTTCAACAGAAATTCTATCCCTTGATTGGTTCTGAAGATGCCAGAAACCCCAATAGATCAATTGCGGACGC CACTCAATGCATTTCTGGAGCTTTAGACCCAGCAAAGGTGACAGGAAAGATAGTAATATGCATTCGTGGGACCAATAGTCGAGTTGAAAAGGGAGAGACGGTTCGCCAGGCTGGTGGGACCGGAATGATACTTGCCAATGATGAAAGCACTGGGAATGAAGTCCTTGCAGATGCTCATGTTCTTCCTGCCACCCATATCTCCTATTCTGATGGTGTTTCTTTGCTCTCCTACATCAAATCTGCCAA GTCACCACTTGGTTATATCACAGACCCCAAAACGATGCTTGATACGTTTCCTGCCCCTTTCATGGCTGCTTTCTCATCCCGAGGACCGAATACCGTCACCCCTGGTATACTAAAG CCTGATATCACTGCCCCAGGGGTTAGTATAATTGCAGCCTACACTGGATCATTAGGACCAACTTCTTTAGACTTCGATTCACGCCGTGTTCTCTTTAACTCTGAGTCTGGAACCTCCATGTCCTGTCCTCATGTTTCTGGCATTTCTGGCCTGCTCAAAGCCCTGCATCCTGATTGGAGTCCATCGGCAATCAAGTCAGCAATCATAACTTCTG CTAGAACTCAAGATAACACGCTGGAGCCTATAAGCAATTCAACCTTTCAGAAGGCCGATCCATTTAGCTATGGCTCTGGTCATGTCCGACCGAATCGTGCCATGGATCCTGGCCTCGTCTATGATCTAACTACGAATGATTACTTGAACTTCCTGTGTTCCCTTGGCTACAACTCAACGCAAATCGCTGGGTTCAATGGGGAACCTTACTCTTGCCCTTCTAAACCTCTAAAGATTGAAGATTTGAACTACCCCTCAATTGCGAtatcaaatctcagaggtgctGTCAGTCTTATACGAACTGTCAAGAATGTTGGAACACCGGGGACATACAAGGTTCGTGTGATGGAACCAGCAGGGATTTCAGTTTCAGTGAAGCCAAGAAAACTTAAATTTGATAAAGTTGGTGAAGAGAAGAAGTTTGTGGTGACTCTGAAGGCTAAGAGCCGTGATGTGGCTGGAGACTATGCTTTTGGGAAATTGGTGTGGTCAGATGGGAAGCACTATGTCAGAACCCCCATTGCGGTTAAGGCATGA